The following proteins come from a genomic window of Nostoc sp. TCL26-01:
- the hisG gene encoding ATP phosphoribosyltransferase, with protein sequence MLTVALPKGELLKNSIRLLQSVGLDFSAFLDSGNRQLQITDASGQAKGLLVRGQDVPVYVEYGQAQMGIIGYDVLQEKKPQVAQLVDLQFGYCRMSVAVKASSAYKSPLDLPPDSRVASKYVNCAREYFQGLDLPVEIVPLYGSVELGPITGMSEAIVDLVSTGRTLRENGLIEITTLYESTARLIAHPLSYRLNTGNLHNLVEQLREGVLTAV encoded by the coding sequence ATGTTAACTGTTGCACTACCCAAAGGGGAACTACTTAAAAATAGCATCCGCTTGCTGCAATCTGTAGGATTAGATTTTAGCGCTTTTTTAGACTCAGGTAATCGTCAACTTCAAATTACTGATGCTAGTGGACAGGCAAAAGGATTACTAGTGAGAGGACAAGATGTGCCTGTGTATGTAGAATACGGTCAGGCTCAAATGGGCATTATTGGGTACGATGTCCTTCAAGAAAAGAAACCGCAAGTAGCCCAGCTAGTAGATTTGCAGTTTGGCTATTGTCGGATGTCGGTGGCTGTTAAAGCGTCTAGTGCTTACAAATCGCCTCTAGATTTACCGCCTGATAGTAGGGTAGCGTCTAAGTATGTCAACTGCGCCCGTGAATATTTTCAAGGGTTGGATTTACCAGTAGAAATAGTCCCGCTTTATGGTTCTGTAGAACTCGGCCCGATTACCGGAATGTCAGAGGCGATTGTGGATTTAGTATCTACAGGGCGAACTTTGCGCGAAAATGGTTTGATTGAAATTACTACTTTGTATGAAAGCACAGCCAGGTTGATTGCTCATCCTCTGAGTTATCGTCTCAATACAGGTAATTTACATAACTTGGTTGAGCAACTACGTGAGGGAGT